A window of Neorhizobium galegae bv. orientalis str. HAMBI 540 genomic DNA:
CCAGTGCCGCAGATTCCCGTAGTGCAAAGGCGGGCGCGGACGCTATTGTTCCGCACATGAAGATTCTGGTGATCGAAGACGACCTGGAGGCCGCGGCCTATATGACCAAGGCCTTTCGCGAGGCCGGGATCGTGGTCGACCACGCAAGCGACGGCGAGAGCGGCCTGTTCATGGGGACCGAAAATTCCTACGACGTGATGGTCATCGACCGCATGCTGCCGCGTCGCGACGGGCTTTCCGTCATCAGCGAGCTGCGCAAGCGCGGCATCAATGCGCCGGTGCTGATCCTCTCGGCACTCGGCCAGGTGGACGACCGGGTAACCGGCCTGCGCGCCGGTGGCGACGACTACCTGCCGAAACCCTATGCCTTTTCCGAGCTGCTCGCCCGCGTCGAAGTGCTCGGCCGCCGCAAGGGCACGCCCGAACAGGACATGGTCTACCGGGTCGGCGATCTGGAACTCGACCGGCTGTCGCACGAAGTGAAGCGAGCCGGCAAGGAAGTGCTTCTGCAGCCGCGCGAATTCCGCCTGCTCGAATATCTGATGAAGAATGCCGGCCAGGTGGTCACCCGCACCATGCTGCTCGAAAACGTCTGGGACTATCACTTCGATCCCCAGACCAATGTCATCGACGTGCATGTCTCGCGGCTGAGATCGAAGATCGAGAAGGATTTCGAAAAGCCGCTTCTGAAGACCATTCGCGGTGCCGGCTACATGATCAAGGACGAGGGGTAAGCCGACTTGCTGGCACGTGCCCGCCTGATGTTCCGCTCGACGGCCGTGCGGCTGTCGGCGCTCTATATCCTGCTCTTCGCCTTGTGTGCGGCATTCCTGGTCATTTACGTGACGGCGATGTCCGAACGGCTGCTGGCGCAGCAGACGCGCCAGTCGCTGCAGGAGGAAGTGCAGGAGATACAGCGCGCCTATGAACGGGGCGGCGTCAGCCTTCTCCTGCGGATGATGGAGCGGCGGGCCCGCCAGCCGGGCGCGAACCTCTATGTGATCGCGGGTCCCAACGGCGAGATGCTCGCCGGCAACGTCGCCGCGGTGCAGCCCGGCGTGCTCGACGAGCAGGGCTGGACGGAAATTCCCTTCACCTACGAACCCTATACCGAATCGGATCGCCCTGGCCGGCATCTCGCCACGGCCAACGTGATCCGCCTCGACAATGGCCTGCGGATGCTGGTCGGTCGCGATCTCGGCGACCCGAGCCGCTTCCGCGGCATCGTACGCCGGGCGCTGATGGTGGCGCTGGCCATCATGGGCGTCGGGGCGCTGGTGATCTGGTTCGGCATTGGTCGCAATGCGTTGAAACGCATCGACCGGATGTCGGCGGCGAGCCAGAAGATCATGGCCGGCGACCTTTCGCAGCGCCTGCCGGTCGGCAAGTCCGGCGACGAATTCGACCGGCTGTCAGATTCGCTGAACGCCATGCTTGGACGCATCGAGAAGCTCAACGAAGGTCTGCGTCAGGTTTCCGACAACATTGCCCATGACCTGAAGACGCCGCTGACGAGGC
This region includes:
- a CDS encoding sensor histidine kinase; translated protein: MARARLMFRSTAVRLSALYILLFALCAAFLVIYVTAMSERLLAQQTRQSLQEEVQEIQRAYERGGVSLLLRMMERRARQPGANLYVIAGPNGEMLAGNVAAVQPGVLDEQGWTEIPFTYEPYTESDRPGRHLATANVIRLDNGLRMLVGRDLGDPSRFRGIVRRALMVALAIMGVGALVIWFGIGRNALKRIDRMSAASQKIMAGDLSQRLPVGKSGDEFDRLSDSLNAMLGRIEKLNEGLRQVSDNIAHDLKTPLTRLRNKAADALGEDRADVRRTALEGIIAESDQLIRTFNALLMISRVEAGSIAAEMSDVDLSAISADSAELYEPAAEEAGLSLTTELEPGLVVHGNRELIGQAIFNLLDNAIKYASEAKDAAHIRVRLARSDGTLRLSVCDNGPGIPANKRGEVTKRFFRLDESRSKPGTGLGLSLVEAVMELHGGSLELSATDEANTSAPGLTVTMVFPAPKP
- a CDS encoding response regulator transcription factor, whose product is MKILVIEDDLEAAAYMTKAFREAGIVVDHASDGESGLFMGTENSYDVMVIDRMLPRRDGLSVISELRKRGINAPVLILSALGQVDDRVTGLRAGGDDYLPKPYAFSELLARVEVLGRRKGTPEQDMVYRVGDLELDRLSHEVKRAGKEVLLQPREFRLLEYLMKNAGQVVTRTMLLENVWDYHFDPQTNVIDVHVSRLRSKIEKDFEKPLLKTIRGAGYMIKDEG